The following are from one region of the Malassezia vespertilionis chromosome 4, complete sequence genome:
- a CDS encoding uncharacterized protein (COG:P; TransMembrane:11 (o53-78i107-131o137-156i198-217o237-259i322-345o365-386i393-413o439-463i483-500o506-526i); EggNog:ENOG503NV25), which translates to MTSPFNDKEVSQMGAQATPPEVGENQAGSHYDEKQAESNPLAKYVGPEGYAKFLGLSGLPLSVAIGVTAGVGFVLFGYDQGVMGSLLTLRPFLETFPKMNTQTHSTLSGATVGIYEIGCFLGALTALFWGNVVGRRWMIWIGSVFMVIGAIVQTTAHGGNAHAFLWAGRVLSGIGNGQHTSTIPVWQSEVSPPHRRGMLIMIEGSLITFGIMISYWVDFALFWAQHGHLADSSTRSVSWRFPIAFQILLVLPTFITIFLPESPRWLMLRGREEEARVVLSALDRLPPHDPVVNAHVNEIADGLNIAGSVRLRDLFKQGKGHYFHRTALAFVIQMFQQISGINLITYYAGTIFEQSIGLSDIKSRILAACNGTEYFLASLLAIFMIERVGRRPLMIWTALGMSFTMAILCGTLSPEALQVPPEYKNREDYSAYQNNTSPAIAATVFLFVFNSLFAIGWLGMTWLYPAECTPLSIRAQANGISTASNWLFNFMVVMITPIAFANIRNYTYLIFAAINFLMVPASWWIFPETAGRSLEEMDTIFADSSVWNPHDAVRIANEMPRRYDRHGRIMSEFITDDDDMAPVDDGYP; encoded by the coding sequence ATGACAAGCCCTTTCAACGACAAGGAAGTGTCGCAAATGGGGGCACAAGCGACGCCGCCTGAGGTGGGGGAAAATCAGGCTGGCAGCCACTACGATGAAAAACAGGCGGAATCTAACCCACTTGCTAAGTATGTTGGCCCAGAAGGATACGCCAAATTTTTGGGGCTTTCTGGGCTTCCTCTCAGTGTTGCCATTGGTGTCACGGCGGGTGTCGGCTTTGTTTTGTTTGGCTATGACCAGGGTGTTATGGGCAGTTTGTTGACGTTGCGGCCTTTCTTGGAGACGTTTCCCAAGATGAATACGCAAACACATTCGACCTTGTCGGGTGCAACTGTCGGTATTTACGAAATTGGGTGTTTTCTTGGCGCCCTTACTGCGCTTTTCTGGGGAAATGTTGTGGGTCGTCGCTGGATGATTTGGATCGGTAGTGTTTTTATGGTCATTGGCGCCATTGTACAGACTACTGCCCACGGCGGCAATGCCCACGCATTTCTTTGGGCTGGGCGTGTCCTTAGTGGTATTGGAAATGGACAGCACACTTCAACGATACCTGTATGGCAATCGGAAGTCTCGCCTCCACATCGTCGTGGCATGCTGATTATGATTGAAGGCTCACTTATTACGTTTGGTATTATGATCTCATACTGGGTCGACTTTGCCTTGTTCTGGGCTCAGCACGGACATCTGGCTGATTCTTCTACGCGGTCGGTATCGTGGCGATTTCCCATTGCATTCCAGATCCTTTTGGTGCTGCCGACCTTTATCACAATTTTCTTGCCGGAAAGTCCGCGTTGGCTCATGCTGCGCGGAAGGGAGGAGGAAGCCCGTGTGGTCCTGTCCGCTTTGGATCGATTGCCGCCCCATGACCCCGTTGTGAATGCACATGTGAATGAAATTGCTGATGGTCTCAATATTGCTGGCAGTGTTCGTTTGCGCGACCTCTTCAAACAAGGCAAAGGCCATTATTTCCAtcgcactgcgcttgcgtttgtGATTCAAATGTTTCAGCAAATCAGTGGTATCAATCTTATCACCTACTATGCCGGGACTATTTTTGAACAGAGTATCGGCTTGTCTGATATCAAGTCTCGTATTCTCGCTGCATGTAATGGTACGGAATACTTtcttgcgtcgctgctcgCCATTTTCATGATTGAAAGGGTTGGGCGAAGGCCACTGATGATTTGGACCGCTTTGGGTATGTCCTTTACGATGGCGATTCTTTGTGGTACATTAAGCCCTGAGGCACTCCAAGTACCTCCCGAATACAAGAACCGAGAAGACTATTCTGCTTATCAAAACAATACTTCTCCGGCCATTGCCGCGACTGTCTTTTTGTTCGTCTTTAACTCGCTTTTTGCCATTGGATGGCTGGGGATGACTTGGTTGTATCCTGCTGAATGCACTCCGCTTTCTAtccgagcgcaagcaaaCGGCATCTCCACCGCTTCCAATTGGCTGTTCAACTTTATGGTTGTCATGATTACACCGATTGCGTTCGCCAATATCCGCAATTATACCTATCTAATTTTTGCAGCGATCAACTTTTTGATGGTACCGGCATCCTGGTGGATTTTCCCGGAGACCGCAGGAAGAAGTCTGGAGGAAATGGACACCATTTTTGCGGATTCAAGTGTGTGGAACccgcacgacgcggtgAGAATAGCAAATGAAATGCCACGTCGCTACGATCGCCATGGCCGTATTATGTCGGAGTTTATCActgacgacgacgacatGGCCCCCGTTGACGATGGTTATCCCTAA
- a CDS encoding uncharacterized protein (COG:U; EggNog:ENOG503NUD0; TransMembrane:13 (o73-102i138-161o173-194i201-220o240-261i290-313o325-345i365-390o402-424i431-447o459-478i490-515o566-588i)): MGIIYNFISNIWTVHRPEFEKEQAVENDKPMAALPTKNEIVEYSNTDLKTNDEALQIGVAIAESTYAVSGWDWYFLMATLFCVYYVFSMDNQLIAASFFYVFTGGVHSQRASDYSTASAMQLAIAGVSKLVVGKVSDIYGRFAASFIPLFFYCLGCLIMAVSQNPNMLLAGDAIYAVGNGSINMIMWIILADFLSSRFRALGYGIVSLPILITFATAPKIQNNLLVLESDGVSYKDRWRWTYGMFCIMIPFVMTPMMFIMWKLERKAKRSGIIPVHPYLRKGFFYSLKQFFLDADIIGMILILGGFLMLLLALTRGADATVGWSTGWIIALLTVGGVLLVATPFWEALGAPRPFMRRRWLNSDVVLTLLLIFLDFMTFSITFQMVFAWATYTMKIDPSKQNYYTFTDTATLTVFGVVMGFLVLITKRYKPWIVFGAAVRLLAVGLMIKYRNIGTTWVQAVWPQVLLGIGGACTGEVLSIPAQVTVRHQDVAMVTAAVLLFGSLGQSIGAATYAAIMNSEYPKKIQDLVPHLTKDQGLVKYNSLATIYLNGDADASGDTYVLAFNEAAAQALYCAIGICAVMFVLTFFLRDYVLTRSQNVVSDELPEKNPFRMGSDRTYEKAITKLADTDHAPSPPEYAEPSARVVEVNYPGDNAVHQA, translated from the coding sequence ATGGGTATCATCTACAATTTCATATCGAACATCTGGACGGTACACCGTCCGGAGTTTGAAAAGGAGCAAGCTGTAGAGAATGACAAACCCATGGCTGCCTTGCCAACCAAAAATGAGATTGTTGAGTACTCCAATACCGACTTGAAGACAAACGACGAAGCCCTGCAAATTGGCGTAGCGATTGCGGAGTCTACTTATGCTGTTTCTGGATGGGATTGGTACTTTTTAATGGCTACTTTGTTCTGTGTTTACTATGTTTTCTCTATGGACAATCAGCTTATTGCAGCATCCTTTTTTTATGTTTTCACCGGAGGTGTGCACAGCCAAAGAGCATCAGACTACTCGACTGCAAGCGCTATGCAGCTGGCTATTGCAGGTGTATCGAAGCTGGTGGTTGGTAAAGTGTCAGACATTTATGGCCGTTTTGCTGCTTCGTTTATCCCTCTTTTTTTCTACTGCCTTGGGTGTCTTATTATGGCCGTCTCGCAGAATCCTAATATGCTGCTTGCGGGTGACGCCATTTACGCTGTCGGGAATGGCAGCATCAACATGATCATGTGGATTATTCTCGCTGACTTTTTGTCTTCGCGATTCCGCGCGCTCGGATACGGTATTGTATCTTTGCCTATTTTAATTACTTTTGCTACGGCACCCAAGATTCAGAACAATCTTCTTGTTTTGGAATCGGATGGCGTATCCTACAAGGATcgctggcgctggacgTACGGCATGTTTTGTATCATGATTCCCTTTGTGATGACTCCAATGATGTTTATTATGTGgaagctcgagcgcaaagcTAAGAGGTCCGGAATTATTCCTGTGCACCCGTACTTGCGAAAAGGTTTTTTCTACAGCTTGAAGCAATTTTTCCTTGATGCCGACATTATTGGAATGATTCTCATCTTGGGTGGTTTCCTCATGCTTTTGTTAGCGCTTACGCGTGGTGCTGATGCCACTGTTGGGTGGTCCACGGGCTGGATCATTGCTCTTCTTACTGTCGGTGGCGTGCTTCTTGTTGCGACGCCATTTTGGGAGGCTCTTGGTGCCCCCCGCCCATTTATGCGTCGCCGATGGCTTAATTCTGATGTGGTTCTTACCCTTCTTTTGATTTTCCTCGACTTTATGACCTTTAGTATCACCTTCCAAATGGTATTTGCCTGGGCCACGTACACGATGAAAATCGATCCTTCAAAGCAAAATTATTACACCTTCACTGACACTGCAACGCTCACCGTGTTTGGTGTTGTTATGGGCTTCCTTGTTCTGATTACGAAGCGGTACAAACCGTGGATCGTGTTTGGCGCCGCTGTTCGTCTGCTTGCAGTCGGTCTTATGATCAAATACCGTAACATTGGTACAACCTGGGTCCAAGCTGTCTGGCCGCAAGTCCTTTTGGGTATTGGCGGTGCCTGCACTGGTGAGGTCCTTTCGATTCCTGCACAAGTTACTGTGCGCCACCAAGATGTTGCTATGGTCACTGCTGCTGTGTTACTATTTGGCAGTCTTGGACAATCTATTGGAGCAGCGACTTACGCTGCGATTATGAACTCGGAATACCCTAAAAAGATTCAGGACTTGGTTCCCCATCTGACCAAGGACCAGGGACTGGTCAAGTACAACAGCCTTGCCACTATTTACCTAAATGGTGATGCAGATGCAAGCGGTGACACTTACGTACTTGCATTCAACgaggctgcggcgcaggcgttGTACTGCGCTATTGGTATTTGCGCTGTTATGTTTGTCTTAACGTTTTTCCTGCGTGACTACGTCCTCACTCGCAGCCAGAATGTCGTTAGTGACGAGCTGCCCGAGAAAAACCCCTTCCGTATGGGATCTGACAGGACGTATGAAAAGGCGATTACTAAGTTAGCGGACACTGATCATGCACCATCGCCTCCCGAATATGCTGAACCTTCTGCTCGTGTGGTAGAGGTGAATTACCCTGGAGATAATGCCGTTCACCAAGCTTGA
- a CDS encoding uncharacterized protein (EggNog:ENOG503NVRH; COG:D) encodes MSMGFLLPPSSSGSNADTPVVWRGLMVMKAVQQLLFDVDWRAGVSPETDPSTAGLAPLDVLVIDMPPGTGDVALSLSQLVKVDGAVVVSTPQHVALTDARKGITMFNKVHVPVRAFIRYLPKILGLVLNMAHFIAPDTGATYPLFGPSDAFDQLTHHLQVPVLGKLPLEMYVSQGGDAGIPEVIRPQSQNATVPENTCQRIFMEMARLAWREIAMH; translated from the coding sequence ATGTCGATGGGTTTTCTCTTGCCGCCCTCCTCGTCTGGCTCCAACGCGGACACGCCTGTTGTATGGCGTGGCCTTATGGTGATGAAGGCAGTCCAACAGCTCCTATTTGACGTGGACTGGCGGGCAGGTGTATCACCGGAGACGGATCCATCGACTGCAgggcttgcgccgcttgatGTATTGGTCATCGATATGCCGCCGGGGACAGGCGACGTTGCGCTGAGTCTCAGTCAGCTTGTGAAAGTAGACGGCGCCGTTGTGGtgagcacgccgcagcatgTAGCGCTGActgatgcgcgcaaggGCATCACCATGTTTAACAAGGTCCATGTTCCAGTACGTGCTTTTATTCGCTACTTACCAAAGATTTTGGGACTGGTTTTGAACATGGCCCATTTTATTGCGCCTGATACGGGTGCCACATACCCATTGTTCGGCCCTTCCGATGCTTTTGACCAATTGACACATCACTTACAAGTGCCAGTGCTGGGGAAATTGCCGCTGGAAATGTACGTTAGCCAGGGTGGCGACGCAGGCATCCCAGAAGTGATCCGTCCACAATCACAAAACGCGACTGTACCGGAAAATACGTGCCAGCGCATTTTCATGGAAATGGCAAGGCTTGCGTGGAGGGAGATTGCTATGCACTGA
- the HSX11 gene encoding ceramide glucosyltransferase (CAZy:GT21; TransMembrane:3 (n11-29c39/40o376-394i406-425o445-467i); EggNog:ENOG503NX2E; COG:I; COG:M) yields MPPWLAFLCNLLALVALGWFIAVWALCLLGWQVAYKLFANPYPRSPLSSAQTEEPAPSVSILRPLAGLDCNLYTNLCSSFEQHYPVDLFEVILGVRSEHDQALSVARQVVAQYPHIHSHIVVGDVEAGVNPKINNLVRPYALAKHDLVWVVDSQVWLSPHALGRAVDALLAKPPVPKPQCIYRTPHGSRTGLVHHVPLGVLPANTWGSHIERAFLSTSHAKMYLAINAVGIDSCVMGKSNMYRKSDLDRVPDAFFAYNADSASDEQHMIGSRAFDGEQDADDPFVLEMTTKKEENDVVRTKSRALARFGIYLAEDNMLALSLWRKPLELGHRIAPGDVAHVAVGDIQTVMEYAKRRMRWIRVRRHMVPEATYLEPFTESLVAGLCGWFGIYSWLLHPIIGPLHGGLHCGAFFAFYLANLAAWYWIDLGVLSSLRCGAPLPDAERKYFLGAWCMRELLAFPIWAWAMLGSTVTWRGKRYRILTNARAAHVPSDVHTEYGIDD; encoded by the coding sequence ATGCCACCGTGGCTAGCGTTCCTGTGTAATCTCCTGGCACTGGTAGCTTTGGGATGGTTTATCGCGGTATGGGCATTGTGTCTGCTTGGATGGCAGGTTGCATACAAACTTTTTGCGAACCCATATCCCCGCTCTCCGCTCTCCTCGGCGCAAACGGAGGAAcccgcgccgagcgtaTCAATTCTACGACCGCTTGCTGGCCTCGATTGTAATCTGTACACCAACTTGTGCTCATCTTTTGAGCAACACTACCCAGTCGACCTATTCGAGGTCATTCTCGGCGTCAGGTCCGAGCATGACCAGGCGCTCAGTGTCGCACGCCAGGTGGTCGCACAATATCCACACATTCACAGCCACATTGTCGTGGGCGACGTAGAGGCAGGCGTCAACCCCAAAATCAATAACCTGGTTCGCCCGTACGCTCTGGCGAAACATGATCTTGTTTGGGTGGTAGATAGCCAAGTCTGGCTTTCTCCGCACGCCTTGGGGCGTGCCGTCGACGCACTACTTGCGAAACCACCGGTACCCAAACCGCAATGCATTTATCGCACACCGCATGGGAGTCGCACCGGTCTAGTCCATCATGTGCCGCTCGGTGTGCTACCGGCAAATACGTGGGGTTCGCACATTGAGCGTGCATTCCTCAGTACGTCCCACGCAAAGATGTATTTGGCAATCAATGCCGTTGGCATCGACAGTTGCGTCATGGGAAAGAGCAACATGTATCGAAAGAGCGACTTGGATCGTGTGCCGGACGCTTTTTTTGCGTACAATGCCGATTCGGCGTCTGACGAGCAACACATGATTGGGAGCCGCGCGTTTGATGGAGAGCAAGACGCGGACGATCCGTTTGTGTTAGAAATGACGACTAAAAAAGAGGAAAACGATGTTGTGCGCACGAAATCGCGTGCattggcgcgctttggcatTTACCTAGCCGAAGACAACATGCTTGCACTGAGTTTATGGCGTAAGCCTTTGGAGCTTGGGCACCGCATTGCGCCGGGCGACGTAGCGCACGTCGCTGTGGGCGATATTCAAACCGTCATGGAGtatgcaaagcgccgcatgcggTGGATTCGTGTGCGTCGGCACATGGTGCCCGAAGCTACGTACTTGGAGCCGTTCACGGAGAGCTTGGTCGCTGGCCTCTGCGGCTGGTTTGGCATCTACTCATGGTTACTCCATCCCATCATTGGGCCGTTGCATGGCGGTCTGCACTGTGGCGCTTTTTTTGCATTTTATCTTGCAAATCTAGCGGCGTGGTACTGGATTGATCTTGGCGTGCTTTCCTCGCTTCGCTGTGGGGCGCCATTACCCGATGCGGAGCGCAAGTACTTTCTCGGCGCTTGGTGTATGCGCGAATTGCTCGCATTTCCTATTTGGGCATGGGCGATGCTTGGATCCACCGTAACATGGCGCGGAAAGCGATACAGAATCTTGAcgaatgcacgcgccgcgcatgtaCCATCGGATGTGCACACGGAGTATGGAATAGACGACTAG
- a CDS encoding uncharacterized protein (COG:G; EggNog:ENOG503NWD0) has translation MSAYYLGIDVYVQRGSARVALLGEDGRIEAQASRPLVTWTYESDSRLHEQSSVQIWDAITACVHQVLDTAKVDAASVHGIGFDATCSLVVTTKDNVPVSVTPPHAAKGVDASARNVILWADHRAHEEADLINRTGHKVLDYVGGTMSLEMETPKTLWLQKHMDPATFAQCTFFDLPDYLSYYATGSPARSNCSLVCKYGFIPQGAAGNTLGWQPDFLREIGLGVLEGPSQTFDALGGVPGKNGLVLTAGMPVGAGLCERAARELRLLPHTPVSSSLIDAYAGWVGTVAARDEDVVLQNATLRDANTRLVAIAGTSTCYCVANDEGIHVGGVWGPYKNAVFPGMWMNEGGQSSTGQLIDFVLETHPAFPALREEAAAKSVSVFALLEVSLEEQMRAAGIAVYAPSSYILLVKHMYMYPDFYGNRSPLADTSLRGMLCGLSLDRSRADLARRYILTLEAIALQTRHIVEEMNASGHKIDSIYLSGGGQARNLLFAQLVSDACNMRVQLPKEASVSVVTGMAFLARLAANMTQELDPDAQDGRATRPVIADQAKADQVGPEYAHRLWSIMQNMTQPGKSIFPSAADGKTRQLLAAKYRVFREMIPLQRRWKDQADAALGL, from the exons ATGTCCGCATACTACCTAGGCATAGACGTGTATGTGCAAAGAG GATCGGCACGTGTAGCTCTCTTGGGTGAGGATGGGCGCATTGAAGCGCAGGCTTCGCGTCCTTTGGTGACGTGGACGTACGAGAGCGATTCGCGTTTACACGAGCAGTCCAGTGTACAAATCTGGGACGCAATCACAGCTTGCGTGCATCAAGTGCTGGATACGGCCAAGGTGGACGCTGCATCTGTGCACGGCATTGGATTTGATGCCACATGTAGCCTTGTTGTCACGACAAAAGACAATGTCCCTGTCAGTGTAACGCCGCCGCATGCGGCAAAAGGAGTGGATGCATCTGCACGCAACGTGATTTTATGGGCGGATCACCGCGCACATGAGGAGGCAGATTTGATTAACCGTACGGGCCACAAGGTGCTGGACTATGTAGGCGGCACGATGTCTTTGGAGATGGAGACGCCCAAAACACTTTGGCTGCAAAAGCACATGGACCCCGCCACatttgcgcagtgcaccTTTTTTGACTTGCCCGACTACTTGAGCTATTATGCGACGGGATCTCCCGCACGTTCCAATTGCAGTCTTGTGTGCAAGTATGGTTTCATACCGCagggcgctgcaggaaaCACGCTCGGCTGGCAGCCGGATTTTTTGCGCGAGATTGGCCTCGGCGTTCTCGAGGGCCCTTCTCAGACTTTTGatgcgcttggcggcgtCCCGGGCAAGAATGGGCTGGTGCTGACGGCGGGTATGCCTGTGGGAGCAGGTCTGTGTGAGCGTGCAGCACGAGAATTGCGATTGCTTCCGCATACGCCTGTATCTTCGTCACTCATTGACGCGTATGCTGGCTGGGTCGGCACGGTTGCTGCAAGAGACGAGGATGTTGTATTGCAAAACGCGACTTTGCGTGACGCAAATACACGTCTTGTTGCGATTGCAGGCACAAGTACGTGTTACTGTGTTGCGAATGACGAGGGGATTCATGTGGGGGGTGTTTGGGGGCCGTACAAAAATGCCGTGTTCCCCGGCATGTGGATGAACGAAGGCGGACAGAGCTCGACAGGTCAGCTCATCGACTTTGTTCTTGAGACGCACCCTGCGTTCCCTGCACTCCGAGAAGAAGCCGCAGCCAAGTCGGTGTCTGtgtttgcgctgctggaagTATCGCTTGAGGAgcagatgcgcgccgcaggaaTTGCCGTATATGCGCCTTCTTCGTATATCTTGCTGGTAAAGCACATGTACATGTACCCTGATTTTTACGGAAACCGCTCGCCCCTTGCCGATACGTCGCTCCGCGGTATGCTCTGTGGCTTATCTTTGGACCGATCTCGCGCGGATTTGGCGCGGCGATACATCCTCACGTTGGAGGCAATTGCACTGCAAACGCGCCACATTGTAGAAGAGATGAATGCGTCAGGCCACAAGATCGATTCGATTTATCTGTCTGGCGGAGGCCAGGCGCGCAACCTTTTGTTTGCACAACTTGTTTCGGACGCGTGCAATATGCGTGTACAGCTCCCGAAAGAGGCGTCTGTCAGCGTCGTGACCGGCATGGCTTTTCTCGCACGTCTTGCCGCGAACATGACGCAGGAATTGGATCCCGATGCACAAGATGGCCGTGCCACGAGGCCAGTCATTGCGGACCAAGCAAAAGCGGATCAGGTTGGACCGGAATACGCACACCGCTTGTGGAGCATTATGCAAAACATGACCCAGCCCGGCAAATCCATTTTTCCCTCTGCAGCGGACGGCAAAACACGACAACTGCTCGCGGCCAAGTACAGGGTATTTCGCGAAATGATTCCGCttcagcggcgctggaaagaCCAAGCGGATGCAGCATTGGGTTTGTAA
- a CDS encoding uncharacterized protein (COG:Q; EggNog:ENOG503NVMR; BUSCO:EOG09262PIH), producing MSSTEGETITCKAAVAWGPGEPLKLEDVRVSPPRAGEDVYTLSGKDPEGLFPSILGHEGAGVVESIGEGVTNVKVGDHVVLLYTAECGKCKFCLSGKTNLCQAVRATQGKGVMPDNTRRFESVRTNEPLYHFMGTSSLSQYTVVSQYSLVTVNPKAPMNRTCLLGCGVTTGYGAAVYTAKVEPKSTVAVFGCGCVGLAVIRGAKEREAAKIIAVDTNDEKKSWATKFGATDFVNPSSLSTNDGSNAVVDKLVEMTDGGLDYTFDCTGNVHVMRTALEACHKGWGVSTVIGVAAAGQEIATRPFQLVTGRKWQGSAFGGVKGRTQLPGIVDRYMQGTFPLDDYITQTVSLEDVNKGLEYMKDGQCIRCIVDMTK from the exons ATGTCGTCTACAGAAGGAGAGACTATTACTTGCAAGGCTGCCGTCGCTTGGGGCCCTGGGGAGCCGCTCAAGCTAGAAGATGTGCGTGTTTCTCCACCTCGTGCAGGAGAG GACGTGTACACGCTCTCCGGCAAGGATCCCGAAGGTCTTTTCCCGTCTATTCTAGGACATGAGGGTGCAGGCGTTGTTGAATCGATTGGCGAGGGCGTCACGAACGTCAAGGTCGGCGACCACGTCGTGCTCCTCTACACTGCCGAGTGCGGCAAGTGCAAGTTTTGTCTTTCGGGCAAGACCAATTTGTGCCAGGCAGTGCGTGCGACGCAAGGCAAGGGTGTGATGCCCGACAACACGCGGCGTTTTGAATCTGTGCGCACGAACGAGCCGCTGTACCACTTTATGGGCACCTCGTCGCTGTCCCAATACACGGTCGTGTCGCAGTACTCGCTTGTCACTGTGAATCCCAAGGCACCGATGAACCGCACGTGTTTGCTTGGATGTGGTGTCACTACTGGATATGGCGCTGCGGTGTACACGGCCAAGGTCGAGCCCAAATCGACTGTCGCTGTGTTTggctgcggctgcgtcGGCCTTGCGGTGATACGTGGCGCCAAGGAGCGTGAAGCGGCGAAGATCATTGCTGTTGATACAAATGACGAAAAGAAATCGTGGGCGACCAAGTTTGGTGCGACTGATTTTGTCAACCCCAGCAGCCTGTCCACCAACGACGGCAGCAATGCTGTCGTTGATAAGCTTGTCGAAATGACCGACGGCGGTCTTGACTACACGTTCGACTGCACGGGAAATGTGCATGTTatgcgcactgcgctggAGGCATGCCACAAGGGCTGGGGTGTCTCAACTGTGATTGGTGTAGCTGCTGCGGGCCAGGAGATTGCTACGCGTCCTTTCCAACTGGTCACTGGGCGCAAGTGGCAGGGATCGGCATTTGGCGGTGTCAAGGGCCGTACGCAGCTGCCTGGCATTGTCGATCGCTACATGCAAGGCACGTTTCCATTGGATGACTACATCACGCAAACCGTGTCGCTTGAGGACGTGAACAAGGGCCTGGAATACATGAAAGACGGCCAGTGCATCCGCTGCATTGTGGACATGACCAAGTAG